Proteins from a genomic interval of Arachis hypogaea cultivar Tifrunner chromosome 10, arahy.Tifrunner.gnm2.J5K5, whole genome shotgun sequence:
- the LOC112717396 gene encoding uncharacterized protein, with protein sequence MGTISQDHAKLDLDTIADVIRLLVEADPSIKVKSIIAEVQSRFNYTTLPVWLKAMIAKMPRSRVQIKMLPVNRENEEVQGVRVLHRVFWSFYPCIVAFRHCKPLVQVDGTHLYRKYKGALLVVVAQDGNQNIVPIVFAIVEGETADAWEFFLTNLRRYVVNIDGRGVQNRFGPN encoded by the exons ATGGGaacgatttcacaagatcatgccaagttggactTAGACACAATTGCAGATGTCATTAGGCTGTTGGTTGAAGCAGACCCATCAATAAAGGTGAAATCTATTATTGCAGAAGTTCAGTCCAGGTTCAACTACACT ACTCTGCCAGTATGGTTGAAAGCAATGATTGCGAAGATGCCAAGATCTCGGGTTCAAATAAAAATGCTCCCCGTTAACCGTGAGAATGAGGAGGTTCAAGGTGTAAGAGTTCTCCATCGGGTTTTTTGGAGCTTCTATCCGTGTATCGTTGCATTCAGACACTGCAAGCCACTGGTGCAGGTTGATGGCACACACTTGtacagaaaatataaaggtgCACTCTTAGTTGTGGTTGCACAGGATGGGAACCAAAACATTGTGCCCATTGTATTTGCGATAGTCGAGGGTGAGACGGCAGACGCATGGGAGTTTTTCCTAACCAATTTGCGGAGATATGTTGTTAACATTGAcggtaggggtgttcaaaaccgattcGGACCGAACTAA